The following are encoded in a window of Vicugna pacos chromosome 28, VicPac4, whole genome shotgun sequence genomic DNA:
- the ARID5A gene encoding AT-rich interactive domain-containing protein 5A isoform X3 gives MAKEPRGDDRATERPKKAKEEKQVDQMMPRKTKTDIPDLARLPSQEPSRDSTEQPGPAPGPSLPSVGASGCPEAYKRLLSNFYCKGTHGIMSPLAKKKLLAQVSKVEALQCQEEGCHHGAGGPNREPPVSPAVQPLESPRSPGGLAENSRHQLTPQEGTQAPGGSLGEEAQAGPRPSAPIFTGCFHAYPTEVLKPVSQHPRDFFPSLKDGVLLGPLGKEEGLPAKEPQLVWGGDADRPSAFHKGGSQKGSLYPKPKACWVSPMAKVPAESPVPLPTFTSSPGLGNKRSLEEEGLAHGGKKLRAVSPFLKEVDAKECGAKSLGPGLAVSCLLGPALGPALPEAYRGTMLRCPLNFAGTPDPLKGQATLPFSPLVIPAFPAHLLATTAPSPMAAGLMHFPPASFDSALRHRLCPASSAWHVPPATTYAAPHFSFHLNTKL, from the exons ATGGCCAAGGAGCCTCGGGGGGACGACAGGGCCACTGAGAGGCCAAAGAAGGCCAAGGAAGAGAAGCAGGTGGACCAG ATGATGCCAAGAAAGACCAAAACAGACATCCCTGACCTGGCCAGGCTTCCCAGCCAGGAGCCCTCCAGAGACAGCACAGAACAGCCAGGCCCAGCCCCCGGGCCCTCTCTGCCCTCTGTGGGTGCCAGCGGGTGCCCTGAGGCCTACAAGCGGCTCCTGTCCAACTTCTATTGCAAAGGGACACATGGTATCATGTCACCACTGGCCAAAAAGAAGCTCCTGGCCCAGGTGAGCAAGGTGGAGGCCTTGCAGTGCCAGGAGGAGGGCTGTCACCATGGGGCAGGTGGCCCTAACAGGGAGCCTCCGGTATCCCCAGCTGTTCAGCCCCTGGAGAGTCCCCGGAGCCCAGGAGGGCTGGCTGAGAACTCCAGGCACCAGCTGACACCTCAGGAGGGAACGCAGGCCCCTGGTGGCAGCCTCGGGGAGGAGGCTCAGGCCGGCCCTCGCCCGTCAGCCCCCATCTTCACTGGCTGTTTCCACGCCTACCCCACCGAGGTGCTGAAGCCTGTCAGCCAGCACCCCCGGGACTTCTTCCCCAGTCTTAAAGATGGGGTGTTACTGGGGCCGCTTGGCAAAGAGGAGGGGCTGCCAGCCAAAGAGCCCCAGTTGGTGTGGGGCGGGGATGCCGATCGCCCCTCTGCATTCCACAAGGGTGGCTCCCAAAAGGGCAGCCTCTACCCCAAGCCCAAAGCCTGCTGGGTGTCCCCCATGGCCAAGGTCCCTGCCGAGAGCCCTGTGCCCCTGCCCACCTTTACAagcagcccaggcctgggcaACAAGCGCAGCCTCGAGGAAGAGGGCTTGGCCCATGGTGGCAAAAAACTGCGGGCAGTGTCTCCCTTTCTTAAGGAGGTGGATGCCAAGGAGTGTGGGGCTAAGTCTCTGGGGCCTGGCTTGGCCGTCTCCTGCCTGCTGGGCCCGGCCCTGGGGCCTGCCCTCCCAGAGGCCTACAGGGGCACCATGCTGCGCTGCCCGCTGAACTTTGCTGGCACCCCGGACCCCTTAAAGGGCCAGGCCACACTCCCCTTCAGCCCCCTGGTCATCCCAGCCTTCCCGGCACACCTTCTGGCCACTACAGCACCCTCGCCCATGGCTGCTGGCCTGATGCACTTCCCCCCAGCATCCTTCGACAGTGCCCTCCGCCACAGACTTTGCCCGGCCTCGTCTGCGTGGCACGTGCCGCCTGCCACAACCTACGCAGCGCCCCATTTCTCTTTCCACCTCAACACCAAGCTGTAG
- the ARID5A gene encoding AT-rich interactive domain-containing protein 5A isoform X2 codes for MAPPIKGKRKQSEEGEPLHPPVSPQPDGEQSRSQSPVQLEDSPEAGGEREEAQEREEEQAFLVSLYKFMKERHTPIERVPHLGFKQINLWKIYKAVEKLGAYELVTGRRLWKNVYDELGGSPGSTSAATCTRRHYERLVLPYVRHLKGEDDKPLPPSKPRKQYKMAKEPRGDDRATERPKKAKEEKQVDQMMPRKTKTDIPDLARLPSQEPSRDSTEQPGPAPGPSLPSVGASGCPEAYKRLLSNFYCKGTHGIMSPLAKKKLLAQVSKVEALQCQEEGCHHGAGGPNREPPVSPAVQPLESPRSPGGLAENSRHQLTPQEGTQAPGGSLGEEAQAGPRPSAPIFTGCFHAYPTEVLKPVSQHPRDFFPSLKDGVLLGPLGKEEGLPAKEPQLVWGGDADRPSAFHKGGSQKGSLYPKPKACWVSPMAKVPAESPVPLPTFTSSPGLGNKRSLEEEGLAHGGKKLRAVSPFLKEVDAKECGAKSLGPGLAVSCLLGPALGPALPEAYRGTMLRCPLNFAGTPDPLKGQATLPFSPLVIPAFPAHLLATTAPSPMAAGLMHFPPASFDSALRHRLCPASSAWHVPPATTYAAPHFSFHLNTKL; via the exons ATGG CACCTCCtatcaaaggaaaaaggaaacagtcAGAGGAGGGTGAACCCCTACACCCTCCTGTGTCCCCTCAACCCGATGGTGAGCAGAGCAGGAGCCAGAGCCCTGTCCAGCTGGAG GACTCCCCCGAGGCAGGCGGGGAGCGGGAGGAGGCGCAGGAGCGGGAGGAGGAGCAGGCCTTCCTGGTCAGCCTCTACAAGTTCATGAAGGAGCGACACACGCCCATCGAGAGGGTGCCCCATCTCGGCTTCAAGCAGA TTAACCTGTGGAAGATCTACAAGGCAGTGGAGAAGCTAGGGGCATATGAACTG GTGACCGGCCGCCGCCTCTGGAAGAACGTGTATGACGAGCTGGGGGGCAGTCCAGGCAGCACCAGCGCCGCCACATGCACGCGCCGCCACTACGAGAG GTTGGTCCTCCCATACGTACGGCACCTGAAGGGTGAGGATGACAAGCCGCTGCCTCCCTCCAAGCCCAGGAAGCAGTACAAGATGGCCAAGGAGCCTCGGGGGGACGACAGGGCCACTGAGAGGCCAAAGAAGGCCAAGGAAGAGAAGCAGGTGGACCAG ATGATGCCAAGAAAGACCAAAACAGACATCCCTGACCTGGCCAGGCTTCCCAGCCAGGAGCCCTCCAGAGACAGCACAGAACAGCCAGGCCCAGCCCCCGGGCCCTCTCTGCCCTCTGTGGGTGCCAGCGGGTGCCCTGAGGCCTACAAGCGGCTCCTGTCCAACTTCTATTGCAAAGGGACACATGGTATCATGTCACCACTGGCCAAAAAGAAGCTCCTGGCCCAGGTGAGCAAGGTGGAGGCCTTGCAGTGCCAGGAGGAGGGCTGTCACCATGGGGCAGGTGGCCCTAACAGGGAGCCTCCGGTATCCCCAGCTGTTCAGCCCCTGGAGAGTCCCCGGAGCCCAGGAGGGCTGGCTGAGAACTCCAGGCACCAGCTGACACCTCAGGAGGGAACGCAGGCCCCTGGTGGCAGCCTCGGGGAGGAGGCTCAGGCCGGCCCTCGCCCGTCAGCCCCCATCTTCACTGGCTGTTTCCACGCCTACCCCACCGAGGTGCTGAAGCCTGTCAGCCAGCACCCCCGGGACTTCTTCCCCAGTCTTAAAGATGGGGTGTTACTGGGGCCGCTTGGCAAAGAGGAGGGGCTGCCAGCCAAAGAGCCCCAGTTGGTGTGGGGCGGGGATGCCGATCGCCCCTCTGCATTCCACAAGGGTGGCTCCCAAAAGGGCAGCCTCTACCCCAAGCCCAAAGCCTGCTGGGTGTCCCCCATGGCCAAGGTCCCTGCCGAGAGCCCTGTGCCCCTGCCCACCTTTACAagcagcccaggcctgggcaACAAGCGCAGCCTCGAGGAAGAGGGCTTGGCCCATGGTGGCAAAAAACTGCGGGCAGTGTCTCCCTTTCTTAAGGAGGTGGATGCCAAGGAGTGTGGGGCTAAGTCTCTGGGGCCTGGCTTGGCCGTCTCCTGCCTGCTGGGCCCGGCCCTGGGGCCTGCCCTCCCAGAGGCCTACAGGGGCACCATGCTGCGCTGCCCGCTGAACTTTGCTGGCACCCCGGACCCCTTAAAGGGCCAGGCCACACTCCCCTTCAGCCCCCTGGTCATCCCAGCCTTCCCGGCACACCTTCTGGCCACTACAGCACCCTCGCCCATGGCTGCTGGCCTGATGCACTTCCCCCCAGCATCCTTCGACAGTGCCCTCCGCCACAGACTTTGCCCGGCCTCGTCTGCGTGGCACGTGCCGCCTGCCACAACCTACGCAGCGCCCCATTTCTCTTTCCACCTCAACACCAAGCTGTAG
- the ARID5A gene encoding AT-rich interactive domain-containing protein 5A isoform X1: MSHRLFNPEGPPEWAPPIKGKRKQSEEGEPLHPPVSPQPDGEQSRSQSPVQLEDSPEAGGEREEAQEREEEQAFLVSLYKFMKERHTPIERVPHLGFKQINLWKIYKAVEKLGAYELVTGRRLWKNVYDELGGSPGSTSAATCTRRHYERLVLPYVRHLKGEDDKPLPPSKPRKQYKMAKEPRGDDRATERPKKAKEEKQVDQMMPRKTKTDIPDLARLPSQEPSRDSTEQPGPAPGPSLPSVGASGCPEAYKRLLSNFYCKGTHGIMSPLAKKKLLAQVSKVEALQCQEEGCHHGAGGPNREPPVSPAVQPLESPRSPGGLAENSRHQLTPQEGTQAPGGSLGEEAQAGPRPSAPIFTGCFHAYPTEVLKPVSQHPRDFFPSLKDGVLLGPLGKEEGLPAKEPQLVWGGDADRPSAFHKGGSQKGSLYPKPKACWVSPMAKVPAESPVPLPTFTSSPGLGNKRSLEEEGLAHGGKKLRAVSPFLKEVDAKECGAKSLGPGLAVSCLLGPALGPALPEAYRGTMLRCPLNFAGTPDPLKGQATLPFSPLVIPAFPAHLLATTAPSPMAAGLMHFPPASFDSALRHRLCPASSAWHVPPATTYAAPHFSFHLNTKL, from the exons ATGAGCCACAGGCTATTCAATCCTGAAGGCCCTCCTGAATGGG CACCTCCtatcaaaggaaaaaggaaacagtcAGAGGAGGGTGAACCCCTACACCCTCCTGTGTCCCCTCAACCCGATGGTGAGCAGAGCAGGAGCCAGAGCCCTGTCCAGCTGGAG GACTCCCCCGAGGCAGGCGGGGAGCGGGAGGAGGCGCAGGAGCGGGAGGAGGAGCAGGCCTTCCTGGTCAGCCTCTACAAGTTCATGAAGGAGCGACACACGCCCATCGAGAGGGTGCCCCATCTCGGCTTCAAGCAGA TTAACCTGTGGAAGATCTACAAGGCAGTGGAGAAGCTAGGGGCATATGAACTG GTGACCGGCCGCCGCCTCTGGAAGAACGTGTATGACGAGCTGGGGGGCAGTCCAGGCAGCACCAGCGCCGCCACATGCACGCGCCGCCACTACGAGAG GTTGGTCCTCCCATACGTACGGCACCTGAAGGGTGAGGATGACAAGCCGCTGCCTCCCTCCAAGCCCAGGAAGCAGTACAAGATGGCCAAGGAGCCTCGGGGGGACGACAGGGCCACTGAGAGGCCAAAGAAGGCCAAGGAAGAGAAGCAGGTGGACCAG ATGATGCCAAGAAAGACCAAAACAGACATCCCTGACCTGGCCAGGCTTCCCAGCCAGGAGCCCTCCAGAGACAGCACAGAACAGCCAGGCCCAGCCCCCGGGCCCTCTCTGCCCTCTGTGGGTGCCAGCGGGTGCCCTGAGGCCTACAAGCGGCTCCTGTCCAACTTCTATTGCAAAGGGACACATGGTATCATGTCACCACTGGCCAAAAAGAAGCTCCTGGCCCAGGTGAGCAAGGTGGAGGCCTTGCAGTGCCAGGAGGAGGGCTGTCACCATGGGGCAGGTGGCCCTAACAGGGAGCCTCCGGTATCCCCAGCTGTTCAGCCCCTGGAGAGTCCCCGGAGCCCAGGAGGGCTGGCTGAGAACTCCAGGCACCAGCTGACACCTCAGGAGGGAACGCAGGCCCCTGGTGGCAGCCTCGGGGAGGAGGCTCAGGCCGGCCCTCGCCCGTCAGCCCCCATCTTCACTGGCTGTTTCCACGCCTACCCCACCGAGGTGCTGAAGCCTGTCAGCCAGCACCCCCGGGACTTCTTCCCCAGTCTTAAAGATGGGGTGTTACTGGGGCCGCTTGGCAAAGAGGAGGGGCTGCCAGCCAAAGAGCCCCAGTTGGTGTGGGGCGGGGATGCCGATCGCCCCTCTGCATTCCACAAGGGTGGCTCCCAAAAGGGCAGCCTCTACCCCAAGCCCAAAGCCTGCTGGGTGTCCCCCATGGCCAAGGTCCCTGCCGAGAGCCCTGTGCCCCTGCCCACCTTTACAagcagcccaggcctgggcaACAAGCGCAGCCTCGAGGAAGAGGGCTTGGCCCATGGTGGCAAAAAACTGCGGGCAGTGTCTCCCTTTCTTAAGGAGGTGGATGCCAAGGAGTGTGGGGCTAAGTCTCTGGGGCCTGGCTTGGCCGTCTCCTGCCTGCTGGGCCCGGCCCTGGGGCCTGCCCTCCCAGAGGCCTACAGGGGCACCATGCTGCGCTGCCCGCTGAACTTTGCTGGCACCCCGGACCCCTTAAAGGGCCAGGCCACACTCCCCTTCAGCCCCCTGGTCATCCCAGCCTTCCCGGCACACCTTCTGGCCACTACAGCACCCTCGCCCATGGCTGCTGGCCTGATGCACTTCCCCCCAGCATCCTTCGACAGTGCCCTCCGCCACAGACTTTGCCCGGCCTCGTCTGCGTGGCACGTGCCGCCTGCCACAACCTACGCAGCGCCCCATTTCTCTTTCCACCTCAACACCAAGCTGTAG